One part of the Paracoccus sp. MBLB3053 genome encodes these proteins:
- a CDS encoding translocation/assembly module TamB domain-containing protein encodes MKLHDLIIRLLVAIWFALLAPFAAIAQETDAGPDSAAEIAEEVDDDKGFITRFLEEKLSGAGRSVVIDGFQGALSSRATFERMTISDDQGVWITLENGAMQWHRAALLRGRVNIDELSAERVILPRLPSGGEAKPKAEATEFALPQLPVSLSIAQLSIGRVELGEPIIGQEVVLTVSGSMNLADGEGDTNLVIDRVDGPRGEFALVSSFSNETRELNLDLNLDEDANGLFANIVKMNGRPAVKAEIVGSGPLSDFDADIRLETDGSPRVAGTVAIKEELREGISGTAFQAQLTGDVAPMIAPDRQQFFEGQSVIRANGWRGQDGRLVVPELKVSTGALDLEGLVEVNDKGAPERANLTLLLGEDAGATQLPVVVPFGSVETTVNSGNVVLKYDAAEGAGWTLTGRVGEFTRPDISLSELRLDGRGRVVLTSEQALQEVRGWIAFGADDIAPDDPALAEALGETLNGGLNFAFTPGNAMKLWGMNINGDEFKLQGDLEASGLRTGIALSGDVTAQHLNISTLSRIADRPLGGKADAHVKGRYVLLSKAFDIDARIEGSDISVGQEQADRLLAGSSHIELSAKRDSSGIDLRRLDVQAQNLTAEAQGFISSWASEVNARVAMPDLSVADPKYGGALRTDVKLTGAADHRQLTLTGEAQDLVIGMPEIDGAFSGRTELSIDLMQVDGAYELQRFKLVNPQLDAEGTGKFSQTDLEGQLRVAMPDLAVLGRGFSGGIVLEGVASQKDDARQIELTGQGTDLRFGQGDVDGALTGVTDLKLSAEQRGKDITIRQLDLTNAQMTASATGSLGESGTDLTGQAEIRSLASFGRGWRGSLVAQGSFKDDGTGGRLLDVTGTGRDLSFGQAQVDGALSGETQLVLRGVERDGQFTIETAQIANPSLNVAAEGTVGAGSTDLRADLRADDLRFLGRGFRGGVALQAEVRDETDGSRAITASGSARGLAIGNPKADAILAGQTTLDLAATQRPDGSFTVSRLEAENPQFRVSGDGSPTEGLNIDARLNDLGVLVPGFPGAATVSGTVRNTGTAYEVDLNATAPGQTSARIFGTAATDGSTMDMRVEGSGNAAAANPFLRTRSIEGPLSFDLRLNGPPALESVTGRVALTNGRLAEPRFGLSVNALNANADLNGGQIQVDINGAVEAGGRISVQGPISLSGSRAMDLNVRLDDVILRDPSLYELRANGAIEIGGSQVEGPLVQGRIDLSDVEIRIPSTGLGGARAIPDIIHLSERPPQRQTRAKAGLLEFPSDASRQAGMTTPPATPPAVPARFDLTISAPDKVFIRGRGVDAEMGGEIRLTGNARQPIPIGKFELIRGRVDLLGKRLSLTEGIIELQGSLVPVIRLVAQIEQDGITTRIIIDGEVRDPEITFESSPEMPEEEVLSQLLFGRGLDNISALQAAQLASAIAALAGKGGDGIVGKLRSSTGLDDLDLATDSEGNVSVRAGKYLSENLYTDVQVGDEGKTKLNLNLDISNSLTARGSVASDGESTLGLFYERDY; translated from the coding sequence ATGAAACTGCATGATTTGATCATCCGACTGCTGGTCGCCATCTGGTTTGCGCTGCTGGCGCCGTTTGCCGCGATCGCCCAGGAAACCGACGCCGGGCCGGACAGCGCAGCCGAAATCGCCGAGGAGGTTGATGACGACAAGGGCTTCATCACGCGCTTCCTTGAAGAAAAGCTTTCGGGCGCCGGCCGCTCGGTCGTGATCGACGGCTTTCAAGGGGCCCTTTCCTCGCGGGCGACCTTCGAAAGGATGACGATCTCCGACGATCAGGGCGTCTGGATCACCCTGGAAAACGGCGCCATGCAATGGCATCGCGCCGCGCTGCTGCGCGGCCGTGTGAATATCGACGAATTGTCTGCCGAACGCGTGATCCTGCCACGCCTGCCCAGCGGGGGCGAAGCCAAGCCGAAGGCCGAGGCGACCGAATTCGCGTTGCCGCAACTGCCGGTTTCATTGAGCATAGCCCAGCTTTCCATCGGTCGCGTCGAACTGGGCGAGCCGATCATCGGGCAGGAAGTCGTTCTGACTGTCTCGGGCTCGATGAACCTTGCCGACGGCGAAGGCGATACGAATCTCGTCATCGACCGGGTCGATGGCCCGCGCGGCGAATTCGCGCTGGTGTCGTCCTTTTCGAACGAGACGCGTGAATTGAACCTCGACCTGAATCTGGACGAGGATGCGAACGGCCTTTTCGCGAATATCGTCAAGATGAACGGCCGGCCGGCGGTCAAGGCCGAGATAGTCGGCAGCGGGCCGCTGTCGGATTTCGACGCGGATATTCGGCTGGAAACCGACGGATCGCCACGCGTCGCGGGCACTGTCGCCATCAAGGAAGAGCTACGCGAAGGTATTTCGGGGACGGCGTTCCAGGCCCAGCTGACAGGCGATGTCGCGCCGATGATCGCGCCTGATCGCCAGCAGTTCTTCGAGGGTCAGTCGGTGATACGTGCGAATGGCTGGAGGGGGCAGGACGGTCGCCTTGTCGTGCCAGAACTGAAGGTTTCCACCGGCGCTCTCGATCTTGAGGGCCTTGTCGAGGTCAATGACAAGGGCGCGCCAGAGCGCGCCAACCTGACCCTGCTTCTGGGCGAGGACGCAGGTGCGACCCAGCTTCCGGTCGTCGTTCCCTTTGGCAGTGTCGAGACGACCGTGAATTCGGGCAATGTCGTTCTGAAATACGATGCGGCCGAGGGCGCGGGCTGGACGCTGACCGGGCGCGTGGGTGAATTCACCCGTCCAGATATCAGCCTGTCGGAACTGCGTCTTGATGGCCGCGGACGCGTGGTGCTGACGTCCGAGCAGGCCCTGCAGGAAGTGCGAGGATGGATTGCCTTTGGCGCGGACGATATCGCGCCCGACGATCCGGCCCTGGCCGAAGCCCTGGGCGAGACGCTGAACGGAGGTCTCAACTTCGCCTTCACCCCCGGCAACGCGATGAAGCTTTGGGGCATGAACATCAATGGAGACGAGTTCAAGCTGCAGGGTGATCTCGAGGCTTCGGGGCTTCGGACCGGCATTGCGCTGTCGGGCGATGTGACCGCACAGCATCTCAACATCAGCACGCTTTCCAGGATTGCCGATCGGCCGCTGGGCGGCAAGGCCGATGCCCATGTCAAGGGCCGCTATGTTCTGCTCAGCAAGGCTTTCGATATCGATGCCCGCATCGAAGGCAGTGATATCAGTGTTGGCCAGGAGCAGGCCGATCGTCTGCTTGCGGGCAGTTCGCATATCGAGCTCAGTGCCAAGCGCGACAGTTCCGGGATCGATCTGCGCCGTCTCGACGTGCAGGCCCAGAACCTCACTGCCGAGGCCCAGGGTTTCATCAGCAGCTGGGCCAGCGAAGTGAATGCCCGTGTCGCGATGCCCGATCTATCCGTGGCCGATCCGAAATATGGCGGCGCGCTCCGCACCGACGTGAAGCTGACGGGGGCCGCAGATCACCGCCAGCTTACCCTGACCGGCGAGGCGCAGGATCTGGTCATCGGCATGCCCGAGATCGACGGAGCCTTCAGCGGCCGTACCGAGCTTTCGATCGACCTGATGCAGGTCGACGGCGCCTATGAGCTGCAGCGGTTCAAGCTGGTCAACCCACAACTCGATGCCGAGGGCACCGGGAAGTTCAGCCAGACGGATCTGGAAGGGCAACTCAGGGTCGCGATGCCGGACCTCGCTGTGCTTGGGCGTGGCTTCTCGGGCGGCATCGTGCTTGAGGGGGTCGCGTCACAGAAGGACGATGCACGTCAGATCGAACTGACCGGGCAGGGGACGGATCTGCGTTTCGGCCAGGGCGACGTCGACGGCGCGCTGACCGGGGTGACGGACCTGAAGCTTTCTGCCGAGCAGCGCGGCAAGGATATCACCATCAGGCAGCTTGATCTGACGAATGCGCAGATGACGGCCAGCGCCACAGGATCGCTGGGCGAATCCGGCACTGACCTGACTGGCCAGGCCGAAATCAGGTCGCTGGCGAGCTTCGGCCGCGGCTGGCGTGGTTCGTTGGTTGCTCAGGGCAGTTTCAAGGATGACGGCACCGGCGGCCGGTTGCTTGATGTGACTGGCACAGGGCGTGATCTCTCGTTCGGGCAGGCGCAGGTTGACGGCGCGCTGTCCGGGGAAACCCAGCTTGTGCTGCGCGGTGTGGAACGCGATGGCCAGTTCACGATCGAGACGGCGCAGATCGCGAATCCCAGTCTCAATGTCGCGGCAGAGGGGACGGTCGGCGCGGGCTCAACCGATCTGCGCGCCGATCTGCGCGCCGATGACCTGCGTTTCCTGGGCCGGGGTTTCCGTGGCGGCGTCGCCCTTCAGGCCGAGGTTCGCGACGAAACAGATGGCAGCCGCGCGATCACGGCTTCGGGTTCGGCTCGGGGGCTTGCGATCGGCAATCCCAAGGCCGATGCGATCCTGGCCGGCCAGACCACGCTTGACCTTGCCGCCACGCAGCGGCCCGATGGCAGCTTCACCGTCAGCAGACTGGAAGCCGAGAATCCCCAGTTTCGCGTGAGCGGGGATGGCAGTCCGACCGAAGGGTTGAATATCGATGCGCGGCTGAACGATCTGGGTGTTCTGGTGCCGGGCTTTCCAGGGGCGGCCACGGTCAGCGGAACGGTACGTAATACAGGAACCGCCTATGAGGTCGACCTGAACGCGACCGCCCCCGGCCAGACCAGCGCGCGGATCTTCGGCACGGCCGCCACTGATGGTTCCACGATGGATATGCGGGTCGAAGGCAGCGGGAATGCCGCAGCGGCGAACCCCTTCCTGCGGACCCGCAGCATCGAAGGGCCACTGAGCTTTGATCTGCGCCTGAACGGTCCGCCCGCGCTTGAATCGGTCACTGGCCGGGTCGCACTGACGAATGGCCGTCTTGCCGAGCCGCGCTTCGGGCTCAGCGTCAATGCGCTGAATGCGAATGCCGACCTGAATGGCGGCCAGATCCAGGTCGATATCAACGGCGCGGTCGAGGCCGGAGGCAGGATCTCGGTCCAGGGGCCGATCTCTCTTTCCGGCAGCCGGGCGATGGATCTTAACGTGAGGCTCGACGACGTCATCCTGCGCGATCCGTCGCTTTACGAACTGAGGGCGAACGGCGCCATCGAGATCGGCGGCTCGCAGGTCGAAGGACCGTTGGTCCAGGGTCGGATCGACCTGAGCGATGTCGAGATCCGCATTCCCTCCACAGGGCTGGGCGGGGCAAGGGCGATACCCGACATCATCCATCTCAGCGAACGGCCACCGCAGCGTCAGACCCGCGCAAAGGCCGGGCTGCTGGAATTCCCCAGCGATGCTTCGCGACAGGCGGGAATGACGACGCCGCCTGCCACTCCTCCGGCAGTTCCCGCACGCTTCGATCTGACCATCTCGGCCCCGGACAAGGTGTTCATCCGCGGACGCGGTGTCGACGCCGAAATGGGCGGCGAGATCCGGCTGACCGGCAATGCTCGTCAGCCCATTCCGATCGGGAAGTTCGAACTGATCCGGGGACGGGTCGACCTGCTTGGGAAACGTCTGAGCCTGACCGAAGGTATCATCGAGCTGCAGGGCAGCCTGGTCCCGGTGATCCGGTTGGTGGCGCAGATCGAGCAAGATGGAATCACCACGCGCATCATTATTGACGGCGAAGTCCGCGACCCCGAGATCACCTTCGAATCCTCGCCCGAAATGCCCGAGGAAGAGGTGCTCTCGCAGCTTCTCTTTGGCCGGGGCCTCGACAACATCAGCGCCCTTCAGGCGGCCCAGCTTGCCAGTGCCATCGCCGCGCTGGCGGGCAAGGGCGGGGACGGCATCGTCGGCAAGCTGCGCAGTTCGACCGGTCTTGACGATCTTGACCTCGCCACGGATTCCGAGGGCAATGTTTCGGTCCGTGCCGGCAAGTATCTGTCCGAGAACCTTTATACGGACGTGCAGGTCGGCGACGAAGGCAAGACCAAGCTGAACCTCAATCTCGACATCTCAAACAGCCTGACCGCGCGGGGATCAGTGGCAAGCGACGGGGAAAGCACGCTCGGGCTGTTCTACGAACGCGATTACTAG
- a CDS encoding MarR family winged helix-turn-helix transcriptional regulator: MTLFDELLTLTRAIRAGFELRVKKLGLTYARARLLTTIGRNPGASQAELASALEIETPTLKRLLDALEAQGLAERRPLAGDARKHAVFLTDTTRIEPLLRFRGEVDAALVEGVSAEDLAAARRVLTQMTRNAERLRRE, translated from the coding sequence GTGACCCTGTTCGATGAACTCCTGACCCTGACCCGCGCGATCCGCGCGGGCTTTGAACTGCGCGTCAAGAAGCTGGGCCTGACCTATGCCCGCGCCCGGCTGTTGACGACGATCGGCCGCAATCCGGGCGCGAGCCAGGCGGAACTGGCATCGGCGCTGGAAATCGAGACACCGACACTCAAGCGCCTTCTGGACGCGCTTGAGGCTCAGGGGCTGGCCGAACGTCGGCCTCTGGCGGGCGACGCGCGCAAGCATGCCGTGTTCCTGACCGACACGACGCGGATCGAGCCCCTGCTGCGATTCCGTGGCGAGGTTGATGCCGCGCTCGTCGAAGGCGTCTCTGCCGAAGACCTCGCGGCCGCCCGCCGTGTGCTGACACAAATGACGCGGAACGCCGAAAGGTTGCGTCGGGAATGA
- a CDS encoding MFS transporter produces the protein MTTAPASAAPAPPQPAPFEPMPLPRALGYIAASLVIGLTQGIAQGFISTNIPQIAGDLGATTTQASWLMAAFLIPRATMPLLLIKLRAEFGLRRFAEVAIVVYLAVALMSFAIFDLRSAIAAQFFAGMASAPLSTLAFLYILEPLPPAWKLRLGLPLSLAAISVGPHLARVISPALMGDTGWFGLHVMTLGLAAISLALVYLLPLKSPPRVKAIAPLDLVSWALISLGFGGVIVGFVIGPIRWWTDVSWLGWLLAGSLGCLTLAVMVELNRSAPLIDIRWLVSPAMLHLTITLLLFRLILSEQSSGAPRMFQALGITQGQLVPLFAVISAATVLGALALVPFMKPERVPQFHLVALVLIAAGAFMDSHSTLDTRPAQMMLSQAMIAFAGSLFMAPAMMRGLLAAMARGPNYLLSFVIVFISTQSIGGAAGSGVFSTFINHRQAYHLQVLREDLASTDPLVMHDIATRAATLLAQVPDAALTKAQAVAALAQDASGQAYVMAYNDAYLVTFLVAVAALSALLLHIWRDWLAAWWSRASSSSPLAVSPESPK, from the coding sequence ATGACGACGGCCCCCGCCTCAGCAGCGCCGGCCCCGCCACAACCGGCGCCGTTCGAACCGATGCCCCTGCCGCGCGCGCTCGGCTATATTGCGGCGTCGCTGGTGATTGGCCTGACACAGGGTATCGCGCAGGGGTTCATCAGCACGAATATCCCGCAGATCGCCGGAGACCTCGGCGCGACGACGACACAGGCCAGCTGGCTGATGGCGGCATTCCTGATCCCGCGGGCGACGATGCCGCTTTTGCTGATCAAGCTGCGCGCCGAGTTCGGCCTGCGCCGCTTTGCCGAGGTCGCGATCGTCGTCTATCTGGCCGTCGCGCTCATGTCCTTCGCGATCTTCGACCTGCGCTCGGCCATCGCCGCGCAGTTCTTTGCCGGCATGGCTTCGGCACCGCTTTCGACGCTGGCCTTCCTCTACATCCTTGAGCCGCTGCCCCCGGCCTGGAAGTTGCGGCTGGGCCTGCCGCTGTCGCTGGCGGCGATCTCGGTCGGGCCGCACCTGGCACGGGTGATCTCACCTGCTCTGATGGGGGACACGGGCTGGTTCGGCCTGCACGTGATGACGCTTGGCCTTGCCGCGATCTCGCTCGCGCTGGTCTACCTGCTGCCGCTGAAATCTCCGCCACGGGTGAAGGCGATTGCGCCGCTCGACCTGGTCAGCTGGGCCTTGATCTCGCTGGGCTTCGGCGGCGTGATCGTAGGCTTCGTGATCGGCCCGATCCGCTGGTGGACGGATGTTTCCTGGCTGGGCTGGCTGCTGGCGGGCTCGCTTGGCTGTCTGACGCTGGCCGTCATGGTCGAACTGAATCGTTCGGCGCCACTGATCGACATTCGGTGGCTGGTCAGTCCGGCCATGCTGCATCTTACCATCACGCTGCTGCTGTTCCGGCTGATCCTGTCCGAACAAAGCTCGGGGGCGCCGCGCATGTTCCAGGCCCTCGGCATCACCCAGGGCCAGCTTGTTCCGCTGTTCGCGGTGATCTCGGCTGCGACCGTGCTGGGCGCGCTCGCGCTGGTCCCATTCATGAAGCCCGAGCGCGTACCCCAATTTCATCTTGTCGCCCTGGTCCTGATTGCTGCCGGAGCGTTCATGGACAGCCATTCGACCTTGGACACGCGGCCCGCGCAGATGATGCTCAGCCAGGCGATGATCGCCTTTGCCGGATCGCTTTTCATGGCACCCGCGATGATGCGCGGCCTGCTGGCGGCGATGGCGCGGGGCCCGAACTACCTTCTGTCCTTCGTGATCGTGTTCATTTCCACGCAAAGCATCGGGGGCGCCGCAGGGTCGGGTGTGTTTTCGACATTTATCAACCACCGACAGGCCTATCATCTGCAGGTGCTGCGTGAGGATCTGGCCAGCACCGACCCGCTGGTGATGCACGATATCGCGACGCGCGCGGCCACGCTTCTGGCACAGGTGCCAGATGCGGCCCTGACCAAGGCCCAAGCGGTTGCGGCGCTGGCGCAGGATGCCTCCGGCCAAGCCTATGTCATGGCCTATAACGACGCCTATCTGGTGACCTTCCTCGTCGCCGTCGCGGCGCTGAGCGCGCTTTTGCTGCATATCTGGCGCGACTGGCTGGCGGCGTGGTGGTCCAGAGCTTCCTCCTCCTCTCCCCTCGCAGTTTCCCCCGAGTCCCCCAAATGA
- a CDS encoding HlyD family secretion protein — translation MTKSHVVPTIIAALAGLAGILIVLFAWHLPPFHAAHPRTENAYVRGQVTTLSPQLSGYVSEVAVHDFQTVSKGEVIARIDDRQYRQKLAQAKTALQSAQAALKIKEQGVHSAEARLQSAEAALRSAMAVRDTAQQDWARTSKLRERGFTAQSSADESQLDLRRAEVAVEQAESAIAVAREDLNGAKVGINASKADIASAEAAVELASIDLENTQIRAPADGRLGQVGVRLGQYVSAGTSLVSLVSPDVWVIANFKETQLHGMRIGDRASFTVDAMQGRAFTGRVASFSPATASEFSLLSASNATGNFTKVAQRLPVRIAIDPGQGMSDYLEPGLSVVVTVDEGSGAQDRSAQSGPAVMGHDG, via the coding sequence ATGACCAAGTCACATGTTGTTCCGACCATAATCGCGGCGCTGGCAGGCCTTGCCGGCATCCTGATCGTGCTTTTTGCCTGGCACCTGCCCCCGTTCCATGCAGCCCATCCGCGGACCGAAAACGCCTATGTGCGCGGTCAGGTCACGACGCTTTCGCCCCAGCTATCTGGCTATGTCTCCGAGGTCGCGGTGCATGATTTCCAGACCGTTTCCAAGGGCGAGGTCATCGCACGCATCGATGACCGCCAGTATCGCCAGAAGCTGGCGCAAGCCAAAACCGCCCTGCAATCGGCCCAGGCTGCACTCAAGATCAAGGAGCAGGGAGTTCACTCTGCCGAAGCCCGGCTGCAATCGGCCGAAGCCGCACTCCGTTCGGCCATGGCCGTCCGCGATACCGCGCAGCAGGATTGGGCGCGAACCAGCAAGCTGCGTGAGCGCGGCTTTACCGCGCAAAGCTCGGCTGACGAAAGCCAGCTGGATCTGCGGCGCGCGGAAGTGGCCGTCGAACAGGCCGAAAGTGCGATCGCCGTCGCGCGTGAGGATCTGAATGGCGCCAAGGTCGGTATCAATGCCAGCAAGGCCGATATCGCATCGGCCGAGGCTGCGGTGGAACTGGCCAGCATCGATCTCGAGAACACGCAGATCCGCGCACCTGCCGATGGACGCCTGGGGCAGGTCGGCGTCAGGCTCGGGCAATATGTCTCGGCCGGGACTTCGCTTGTCAGCCTGGTTTCGCCCGATGTCTGGGTGATCGCCAATTTCAAGGAAACCCAGTTGCACGGCATGCGCATCGGTGACCGTGCGAGCTTCACGGTGGATGCAATGCAGGGCCGCGCGTTCACGGGCCGTGTCGCTTCGTTCTCACCGGCGACAGCTTCGGAATTCAGCCTGCTTTCCGCCTCGAATGCGACGGGCAATTTCACCAAGGTCGCGCAGCGCCTGCCGGTCCGCATCGCGATCGATCCGGGGCAGGGCATGTCGGATTATCTCGAACCGGGTCTTTCGGTCGTCGTCACCGTGGACGAAGGGTCGGGCGCGCAGGACAGGTCCGCCCAATCGGGACCTGCGGTCATGGGTCATGACGGCTGA
- a CDS encoding DNA translocase FtsK, with amino-acid sequence MASWQAKHRDPLFDQSTQEALERRGKEILGAFLVILGVLIAMMLVSYSPDDPSVMSATDQPAENLLGRPGAYFASAAVMITGHGIWVAVLGLIVWGLRFMLHRGEDRVKRALFLPIAVVLVSIYATSMAPPPDWTQSFGLGGHLGDMLMGAMLSIMPIKASIAIKFLALVTAAAAIAFLSFVLGFDRRELSATGRFLRNGLATARLIVLQAVDKSARLSSGAAREIKTRADARRDRVARASAASLPEPRIHNAPTAPARRAPTIGHRSDEYAPQSELIDPETNYAEDDEPPSDAEISARITDAIRQRAERPTEKPSVLSAVTSRLTGSRPGSDFLPDPDDDTDTDNEAVLPVPAPRVERPAPAAKPRTASPARFDETASHYECPPLSLLTAPSTVERHQLPPEALMENARMLEAVLDDYGVKGQITDVRPGPVVTLYELEPAPGLKASRVIGLADDIARSMSALSARVSTVPGRSVIGIELPNARREKVVLREILAAPSYADGTQPLPLALGKDIGGGPVVANLAKMPHLLIAGTTGSGKSVAINTMILSLLYKLTPEECRLIMIDPKMLELSVYDGIPHLLSPVVTDPKKAVVALKWVVGEMEERYRKMSKMGVRNIEGYNGRVREALAKDEMFKRTVQTGFDEDTGEPIFETEEFQPETFPYIVVIVDEMADLMMVAGKEIEACIQRLAQMARASGIHIVMATQRPSVDVITGTIKANFPTRISFQVTSKIDSRTILGEQGAEQLLGMGDMLYMAGGSKITRVHGPFVSDEEVEEVVNHLKSFGPPSYMSGVVEGPDEERADSIDQVLGLSSGEGGDAELYDMAVAIVAKDRKCSTSYIQRKLAIGYNKAARLVEQMEDQGIVSPANHVGKREVLVPEV; translated from the coding sequence ATGGCGAGCTGGCAGGCGAAACACCGCGATCCGCTGTTCGACCAATCCACGCAGGAGGCGCTGGAGCGGCGCGGCAAGGAAATACTGGGCGCGTTTCTGGTCATCCTTGGCGTGCTCATCGCGATGATGCTGGTCAGCTATTCGCCCGACGATCCCAGCGTGATGTCGGCCACCGACCAGCCCGCGGAAAACCTTCTGGGCCGGCCAGGGGCCTATTTCGCCTCGGCCGCGGTGATGATCACCGGCCATGGCATCTGGGTTGCGGTCCTTGGCCTGATCGTCTGGGGGCTGCGCTTTATGCTTCACCGTGGCGAAGACCGGGTGAAGCGTGCGCTGTTCCTGCCGATCGCCGTCGTGCTTGTCTCGATCTATGCGACCTCGATGGCCCCGCCGCCGGACTGGACGCAAAGTTTCGGCCTCGGCGGGCATCTTGGCGACATGCTGATGGGAGCAATGCTGTCGATCATGCCGATCAAGGCATCGATCGCGATCAAGTTCCTTGCTCTTGTCACAGCAGCAGCAGCCATCGCCTTTCTCAGCTTCGTGCTTGGCTTCGACCGGCGTGAACTTTCGGCGACTGGTCGCTTCCTGCGCAACGGGCTTGCGACCGCCCGGTTGATCGTGCTGCAGGCAGTGGACAAGAGCGCGCGCCTGTCATCTGGCGCCGCTCGCGAAATCAAGACCCGCGCCGATGCACGGCGGGACCGGGTCGCGCGTGCCAGCGCGGCCAGCTTGCCCGAGCCGCGCATCCACAACGCGCCCACGGCCCCGGCCCGGCGCGCGCCAACGATCGGCCACCGCAGCGACGAATATGCGCCGCAATCCGAGCTGATCGATCCCGAAACCAACTATGCCGAGGATGACGAGCCCCCGTCGGATGCCGAGATCTCGGCGCGGATCACCGATGCAATCCGCCAGCGTGCGGAACGTCCGACCGAAAAACCCTCGGTTCTTTCGGCGGTCACTTCGCGTCTGACGGGAAGCCGCCCGGGATCGGACTTCCTGCCCGATCCGGATGACGACACAGACACGGATAATGAAGCGGTTTTGCCCGTGCCCGCGCCGAGGGTCGAACGCCCGGCACCTGCCGCAAAGCCGCGCACGGCAAGCCCGGCGCGTTTCGACGAGACGGCAAGCCATTACGAATGTCCGCCCCTTTCGCTTCTGACCGCGCCCTCGACCGTCGAGCGCCACCAGCTGCCGCCCGAGGCGCTGATGGAAAACGCCCGGATGCTCGAGGCCGTGCTCGACGATTACGGCGTCAAGGGCCAGATCACCGATGTCCGTCCCGGCCCCGTGGTCACGCTTTACGAACTCGAACCGGCCCCCGGACTGAAGGCCAGCCGGGTGATCGGCCTGGCCGATGACATCGCGCGCTCGATGTCGGCGCTGTCGGCGCGGGTCTCGACCGTGCCGGGACGTTCGGTCATCGGGATCGAATTGCCCAATGCCCGCCGCGAAAAGGTCGTGCTGCGCGAAATCCTTGCCGCGCCTTCCTATGCCGATGGCACGCAGCCCCTGCCCCTCGCGCTCGGCAAGGATATCGGCGGCGGCCCGGTGGTCGCGAACCTCGCCAAGATGCCCCACCTTCTGATCGCGGGGACCACCGGTTCGGGCAAGTCGGTCGCGATCAACACGATGATCCTGAGCCTCCTTTACAAGCTCACGCCCGAGGAATGCCGCCTCATCATGATCGACCCCAAGATGCTGGAACTGTCGGTCTATGACGGCATCCCGCATCTGCTTTCGCCCGTCGTCACCGATCCCAAGAAGGCCGTCGTCGCGCTGAAATGGGTCGTCGGCGAGATGGAGGAACGCTACCGCAAGATGTCCAAGATGGGCGTGCGCAACATCGAGGGCTATAATGGCCGGGTCCGCGAGGCGCTTGCCAAGGACGAGATGTTCAAGCGCACCGTCCAGACCGGCTTTGACGAGGATACCGGCGAGCCGATCTTCGAGACCGAGGAATTCCAGCCCGAGACCTTCCCCTATATCGTCGTCATCGTCGACGAGATGGCTGACCTGATGATGGTCGCGGGCAAGGAGATCGAGGCCTGCATCCAGCGCCTCGCGCAGATGGCGCGGGCCTCGGGCATCCATATCGTGATGGCGACGCAGCGCCCCTCGGTCGATGTCATCACCGGCACGATCAAGGCGAACTTCCCGACCCGGATCAGCTTCCAGGTCACCTCGAAGATCGACAGCCGCACCATCCTGGGCGAACAAGGGGCCGAACAGCTTCTGGGCATGGGCGACATGCTCTACATGGCGGGCGGTTCGAAGATCACCCGTGTCCATGGCCCCTTCGTCTCCGATGAAGAGGTCGAAGAGGTCGTGAACCACCTCAAGTCCTTCGGCCCGCCCAGCTACATGTCGGGCGTCGTCGAGGGCCCGGACGAAGAACGCGCCGACAGCATCGACCAGGTGCTGGGCCTGTCCTCGGGCGAGGGCGGCGATGCCGAGCTTTACGACATGGCAGTTGCGATCGTCGCCAAGGATCGCAAATGCTCGACAAGCTATATCCAGCGCAAACTGGCCATCGGTTACAACAAGGCCGCGCGCCTCGTCGAGCAGATGGAGGACCAGGGCATCGTCAGCCCGGCGAACCACGTCGGCAAGCGCGAAGTCTTGGTGCCCGAAGTCTGA